Proteins encoded within one genomic window of Macaca fascicularis isolate 582-1 chromosome 16, T2T-MFA8v1.1:
- the LRRC3C gene encoding leucine-rich repeat-containing protein 3C has translation MAMLPTAGHLLSLLLMIGTGGTVPSPLVPPRGCYVAKEAGEQTFRCSQAGLRTVPSGIPNNTRKLYLDANQLASVPAGAFQNLPVLEELDLSHNALAHLSGAAFQGLEGTLRHLDLSANQLASVPVEAFVGLQIQVNLSANPWHCDCALQEVLQQVRLAPGTGTGIVCGPGARPDLVGQEFLLLAGEEELCGAGRGGARRSTDVALLVTMGGWLTLVVAYLVRYVWQNRDETRRSLKRAPVLPVRSEDSSILSTVV, from the coding sequence ATGGCCATGCTCCCAACAGCAGGTCACCTCCTGTCCCTCCTGCTGATGATAGGCACAGGGggtactgtgcccagccccctggTGCCTCCCCGGGGCTGCTATGTGGCAAAGGAAGCAGGTGAACAGACATTCCGCTGCAGCCAGGCAGGTCTGAGGACTGTGCCCTCTGGCATCCCCAACAACACCCGCAAGCTCTACCTCGATGCCAACCAGCTGGCATCTGTGCCTGCTGGTGCCTTCCAGAACCTGCCTGTCCTGGAGGAGCTGGATCTGTCCCATAATGCCCTTGCCCACCTCTCAGGGGCGGCTTTCCAGGGCCTGGAGGGCACGCTGCGCCACCTCGACCTCTCTGCCAACCAGCTGGCCTCGGTGCCCGTGGAGGCCTTTGTGGGACTACAGATCCAAGTGAACCTATCCGCCAACCCATGGCACTGCGACTGCGCCCTCCAGGAAGTGCTCCAGCAGGTGAGGCTGGCGCCAGGCACTGGGACAGGCATCGTGTGTGGCCCAGGAGCCCGACCGGACCTCGTGGGGCAGGAGTTCCTGCTGCTGGCAGGGGAGGAAGAGCTGTGTGGggcagggcggggcggggcccgGAGGAGCACCGATGTGGCCCTGCTGGTCACCATGGGGGGCTGGCTGACACTTGTGGTGGCTTATCTGGTGCGTTACGTGTGGCAGAACCGAGATGAGACCCGGCGCTCCCTCAAGCGGGCCCCAGTGCTGCCCGTGCGTTCTGAGGATTCCTCCATCCTCAGCACAGTGGTCTGA